A segment of the Cohnella algarum genome:
CCAATCGTTTCATCGCGCCCACCTGAAGCAGCGCAATGGCGGCGACGATGACGAAAAGGACGATCGCTTTCGCCTGCCCGACGCCGAAATGCTGAAATTTAAAGGCTTCGTTATAAACATGCATGGCGATCATTTCCGTGGAACGGTACGGACCGCCGCTCGTCAGCGAAAGGTTCGTGTCGTAAACCATGAAGCTGCGCTGCAGCGTCAAAAACAGGCTGATCGTAAACGCCGAAGCCATGAGCGGGATTTTGACCCGGAGCAGCTGGCCCCACCAGGAGGCGCCGTCCAGCGAAGCGGCTTCGAGCAGCGACTTGTCGACGCCCTGGATGCCCGCGATGTATATCAGCATCATGTAGCCGGCATTTTGCCAGACTCCAACGATGATCAGCGCCCAGAGCGCTTTTTGCGGGTCGCCGAGCCAGGAGCTGGACAGCAGGCCGATATCGAGCTCCTTCCCGAAATAAACCATGACGCGGGAGAAGACGAACTGCCAAACGAAACCGAGAATGATGCCTCCGATCAGATTGGGCGTAAAAAATCCGAGCCGGAAAAAGTTTTGTCCCTTCATTCCGCTGGTCACGAGCAGCGCCAGAAGGAACGCGAGCACGTTCGTCAGAACGAGGCTGAAGAACACGTATTTGAGCGTAAGAAGCATTGAATCCCAAAACAGCGGATCGTTAAACGCCGCGGCATAATTAGCAAAGCCGCTGAAGTCCGCCGTGATCGTCCCGCCCGCCGAATCGGTGAACGTCATGTATACGCCGACGAAAAACGGAACGGCCATGACGAGCGCGAATATGAGAAGCGGGATAAAGCCAAAGGTCAGAAAGGATTTGATTTTGTTCGAAAGCGTATCTTCGGTGTACACGGAAGCGAAAACCTCCTACCGGAAGGGGAAGAGGACAAACGCATGGCTTGTCCCGTTCCGGCCGTCCGTTTATTGAACGCTGGCCCAGTAAACGGCCAATTCCTTGGCCAAAGCGGTCCGATCGATGGTGCCGGCCAAATATTTCTGCATGATCGCTCCCATCTTCGGCCAGCCGTCGGCCGGATAGAAGTTGTTCATCCATTCCAGCGTTTGATCGTTATCCATATAAGCGATGACGGATTGCGAAATCATGTCCTCGGGCATGACCGAAAAATTGTCGTATACCGGCACGTAGTTGAACTTGTTGACGTAAGCGTCCTGCCCTTCCGGATCGCTGACAAGCCAGTTCAGGAAGTCCTTGGCGGCCTGCTGCTGCTCCGGAGTCGACGTCGACGCGTCGACTGCCCAGTATTGCGGCACGCCTACGGAAATTTGGGAATTGCCGTAATCGTCCGCATTGTTGCTGATCGGAAGCGGCAGGAACCCGTATTCCGCGCCGGGGTTGGCTTCCTTCAACTGCGGATACGCCCAGTTGCCCATGAACCACAAGCCGACTTCTCCGCCCGCCAACGCCAGCGTGCCATCGTCGTATACCGGCGCAAGCGGCGCATCCTTCGTCGAATTGTATTCCT
Coding sequences within it:
- a CDS encoding carbohydrate ABC transporter permease; this encodes MYTEDTLSNKIKSFLTFGFIPLLIFALVMAVPFFVGVYMTFTDSAGGTITADFSGFANYAAAFNDPLFWDSMLLTLKYVFFSLVLTNVLAFLLALLVTSGMKGQNFFRLGFFTPNLIGGIILGFVWQFVFSRVMVYFGKELDIGLLSSSWLGDPQKALWALIIVGVWQNAGYMMLIYIAGIQGVDKSLLEAASLDGASWWGQLLRVKIPLMASAFTISLFLTLQRSFMVYDTNLSLTSGGPYRSTEMIAMHVYNEAFKFQHFGVGQAKAIVLFVIVAAIALLQVGAMKRLEVES